In one window of Branchiostoma lanceolatum isolate klBraLanc5 chromosome 15, klBraLanc5.hap2, whole genome shotgun sequence DNA:
- the LOC136420760 gene encoding sodium/mannose cotransporter SLC5A10-like isoform X3 produces MSSTTMSAQAGNNSSGPPDVLARGTRVTAPDIAVVVLYLVVTVGIALWSMLKHHQSSAQSYFLAGRNMNWVLVGGSLFSSNIGSEHFIGLAGSGAATGIAVAGYEWNSIFIIALLGWLFVPVYLASGVYTAPEYLYRRFNSRRLRVYATVLSLLMYVLTKISVDVYAGALFIQQSLDWNLFLSVAVLIIITGFFTLTGGLRAVMVMDTMQTVLMVIGALVVAIRSFHVIGGIDGLFEKYPRAITTIGNQSVVQTCGKPPSDALHMIRGPETADFPWPGFGGIFIASIWYWCTDQVIVQRCLAAESLSHAKGGCVVTMFLKILPMFLIVMPGMISRILNPDTVGCADPIICQQVCESQSGCSNTAYPQLVLGLMPAGLRGLMLSVMVAALMSSLTSVFNSSSTIFTMDVWRNLRKDASQKELMVVGRITVLVMVAVSIAWIPFVKGAQGAQLFIYIQFISGRITPTMAAIFLLAILWTRTTEQGAFWGAMCGTAVGLIRLILDFVYPKPTCPTVDTRPDVIKLHFLYFNIILFVGVGIVTIVVSLFTEPLSEQSIARLTWWTRHSTVEYLQENPETPDTEAPSPPMELSALNETGPSKSSISQETSEIGNANQANVAIKTEVDKPNDGPWYKRLWRAMLGLEESKRSTETQPGDKHVLHETRRDQIILNIAAATACVTVTILWIIYR; encoded by the exons ATGTCGTCGACAACAATGTCAGCGCAGGCAGGTAACAACTCGTCGGGGCCACCGGACGTCCTGGCCCGAGGAACTCGTGTTACAGCTCCCGATATCGCGGTGGTTGTTCTGTACCTCGTCGTGACCGTGGGGATCGCACTTTGG TCTATGCTAAAACACCACCAAAGCAGTGCCCAGAGCTACTTCTTAGCAGGGAGGAACATGAACTGGGTCTTG GTTGGGGGATCGCTGTTCAGTAGTAACATCGGCAGCGAACATTTTATCGGTCTCGCGGGCAGCGGAGCAGCGACTGGAATCGCAGTGGCAGGGTACGAGTGGAAC TCCATATTCATCATTGCTCTCCTGGGATGGCTGTTTGTTCCTGTCTACTTGGCCTCTGGG GTGTACACAGCTCCAGAGTACCTGTACAGAAGGTTCAACAGTAGGAGACTGAGAGTCTATGCCACTGTGCTCTCCCTCCTCATGTACGTCCTGACCAAGATATCC GTGGATGTGTATGCAGGTGCACTGTTTATCCAGCAGTCCCTGGACTGGAACCTTTTCCTGTCTGTGGctgttctcatcatcatcacaggGTTCTTCACTCTCACAG GAGGGCTGCGGGCTGTGATGGTGATGGACACGATGCAAACTGTACTGATGGTTATCGGGGCTCTAGTCGTCGCTATACGCA GTTTTCATGTAATTGGAGGGATTGATGGCTTGTTTGAGAAGTACCCACGAGCCATCACAACCATCGGCAATCAAAGTGTGGTTCAGACGTGTGGTAAACCACCCTCTGATGCCTTACACATGATCCGGGGCCCCGAAACAGCTGACTTTCCCTGGCCAGGATTCGGTGGGATCTTCATAGCATCCATTTGGTACTGGTGTACCGATCAG GTTATAGTACAGAGATGCTTGGCTGCGGAGTCCCTGTCCCATGCCAAGGGTGGTTGTGTGGTCACCATGTTCCTGAAGATTCTGCCGATGTTCCTTATAGTCATGCCCGGAATGATCAGTCGGATTCTGAACCCAG ATACTGTAGGCTGTGCCGATCCAATCATCTGTCAGCAGGTGTGTGAGAGCCAATCAGGATGCAGCAACACAGCCTACCCTCAGCTGGTGCTGGGACTCATGCctgcag GGTTACGTGGCCTGATGCTGTCGGTGATGGTGGCCGCCCTGATGAGTTCACTGACCTCCGTCTTCAACAGCTCCAGCACCATCTTCACCATGGACGTGTGGAGGAACCTCCGCAAGGACGCCTCGCAGAAGGAGCTGATGGTTGTGGGCAG AATCACAGTCCTTGTGATGGTGGCAGTAAGTATAGCGTGGATCCCGTTTGTGAAAGGTGCCCAGGGAGCCCAGCTCTTCATCTACATACAGTTCATCTCAGGTCGAATCACTCCGACCATGGCAGCCATCTTCCTACTGGCCATTCTATGGACAAGGACTACCGAACAG GGTGCATTTTGGGGTGCAATGtgtggaactgcagtgggaCTGATTCGCCTGATTCTGGACTTTGTTTATCCCAAACCTACCTGTCCAACCGTCGACACAAGGCCTGATGTTATAAAACTACACTTCCTGTACTTCAACATCATCCTGTTTGTTGGTGTGGGCATCGTCACTATCGTAGTCAGCCTTTTTACTGAGCCTTTGTCAGAGCAAAGT ATTGCCAGGTTGACCTGGTGGACCCGACACAGCACCGTGGAGTATCTGCAGGAAAACCCTGAAACACCAGACACGGAAGCTCCCAGCCCGCCCATGGAACTCTCCGCGCTAAACGAAACTGGTCCGAGCAAGTCAAGTATCTCGCAAGAGACGTCAGAAATCGGTAATGCCAACCAAGCTAATGTGGCGATAAAAACAGAGGTAGACAAACCAAATGATG GTCCATGGTATAAAAGATTGTGGAGGGCTATGCTGGGACTTGAAGAGAGCAAGAGGAGCACAGAAACCCAACCAGGCGACAAGCATGTATTACACGAGACCAGGCGAGACCAAATCATTTTGAACATTGCTGCAGCTACTGCCTGTGTCACTGTGACCATTCTGTGGATAATCTACCGATGA
- the LOC136421122 gene encoding cubilin-like: MSLFAILLALVAFLIDGASSACSNGASFTNVFASQSFTTDNYPGVYPYEACEWSVTVPAGSVVLLSFDAFDLGTNFAGSCINDYIDVYDGDSTTGTLLGQYCGTALPPDLLTTSNIMTVRLTVGLSSAFNAFNSQTGFSATFTASAAGLDSGCGNIGTYNGQTSGSFSTMNYGSGNYDNSATCTWQITVTAGMYVALSFSSFDVDSFTCAGNDKVTVYYGVGTGLSEEGSYCGTTSGLGSYPPATVYSCTNEMTVIFTSDASTSNTGFLASFSESATGSACPTTTVAPTTTVAPTTLAPTTTTVAPTTTPAPTTVVTTLAPTTPISYSTSCTGTGSTMTSTTGTLQSMNYPTAYDSYSNCTWEIQVAAVSSVSLSFDNFRVGDPNDTSCTADYVAVYDGLSPNTVLLGTYCTWTTPPNITVSSGELTVIFISDGVDNTQGFSATYTVTLTTAPPTTAPPTTTTPPTTAPPTTTTPPTTAPPTTTTPPTTAAPSTAAPTTTAIPSTLAATTTTVATTTATTTTAPTTAQPTTAAPTTVHTDYCTTFHCSPYNYNTDNGGTYDYTTFDGCHNYCTTVYSSSYYGTTFYSAPYNFTTVYSCSKYYTTINASPDNYTSVDSTTYNYTAFHRCSYNHPAFDTGPHDSTALNGRSYYNRATFNSGPNHHAGFNGTPCNNTTYNSSANYTGSYNCSPDHCTAYDDTCTDHHKSNHCSDDSANHSRPDYCGHYNDTAANNYRYQHCLIPDSKLRYFPAPNTTCPSSGVLTDQYGSVSSMNYPFSYENKAYCEWVIAVGAGYVIQLQFTAFILEPSTSDPSCTKDYVNVYEGTGTSKTLAATYCGQSVPATFTSTGNTMSVSFTSDGSGTYQGFMAVYTAVQLTTQGTTTVTAATPWISHTESIIAVVFLCLLALLVIAMAAYCVYATCRRKPKVADGESNPLKANNQKINNGKNGKGIELSPYDGTKTPKQAFGPNSAAAAGVVAGAAAGGTAAVAAANNNAAGKKSILKNGGGSGQKAPVTASSKFGTPTVASGGVGVASGGVGAAAGAGVGVAAGLGAGAAASSFNPTLPGAVSNNTKAPSASRALAPGPNDGYAIDPVTGREYVYDKKTGKRFWSPSPAEIAGGVWSTPLAVIKAANKFKKNGNLNF; encoded by the exons ATGTCTCTCTTTGCTATCCTGCTGGCTCTGGTGGCGTTTCTCATAGACGGAGCTTCGTCAG CTTGCAGCAATGGTGCAAGTTTCACTAATGTATTCGCGAGTCAGAGTTTCACAACTGACAACTACCCTGGAGTCTACCCTTACGAGGCATGCGAATGGTCCGTCACTGTGCCAGCCGGGTCGGTTGTTCTACTAAGTTTCGATGCCTTCGACCTGGGGACCAACTTTGCCGGAAGTTGCATCAATGACTACATAGATGTATACGACGGAGATTCGACAACTGGAACTCTGTTAG GCCAGTACTGCGGTACGGCTCTACCACCGGATCTGCTGACTACGTCCAACATCATGACTGTTAGACTAACCGTAGGCTTGAGCAGCGCCTTCAACGCTTTTAACTCTCAAACGGGTTTCTCTGCCACATTTACTGCAAGCGCTGCGG GATTGGACTCAGGATGTGGGAATATCGGAACATACAACGGACAGACGAGCGGATCTTTCTCGACTATGAACTACGGAAGCGGAAATTACGACAACAGCGCGACATGTACGTGGCAGATAACGGTCACTGCCGGGATGTATGTCGCCCTGTCATTCAGCAGCTTTGACGTGGATTCTTTCACGTGTGCTGGGAATGATAAAGTGACCGTTTATTATGGCGTAGGGACTGGCTTGTCGGAAGAAG GATCTTACTGTGGAACCACCTCAGGTTTGGGAAGTTACCCCCCGGCTACGGTGTATTCGTGTACAAACGAAATGACCGTTATTTTTACCAGCGACGCGTCAACCTCGAACACCGGCTTTCTCGCGTCCTTTTCAGAATCAG CTACTGGTTCAGCGTGCCCCACAACAACCGTTGCCCCGACAACAACCGTTGCCCCGACAACGCTggcaccaacaacaacaaccgtcgccCCAACAACAACACCCGCGCCCACAACGGTCGTCACTACATTGGCACCGACGACGCCGATAT CTTACAGTACCAGCTGCACCGGAACCGGAAGTACCATGACGTCAACGACAGGTACCTTGCAGTCCATGAACTATCCCACCGCGTACGACAGCTACTCGAACTGTACCTGGGAAATACAG gTCGCAGCAGTCAGCTCAGTCAGCCTGTCGTTTGACAATTTCCGAGTCGGTGATCCGAACGACACCTCCTGTACGGCAGACTATGTGGCCGTTTACGACGGGCTCAGTCCCAACACTGTACTACTAG GAACGTATTGTACCTGGACAACTCCGCCGAACATCACCGTCTCGTCAGGCGAACTGACGGTCATCTTCATAAGCGACGGCGTCGACAACACACAAGGCTTCTCCGCAACATACACCGTCACAT TGACTACGGCGCCTCCAACGACTGCCCCACCTACTACAACTACTCCACCGACCACAGCACCACCGACTACAACTACTCCACCAACCACGGCACCACCTACTACAACCACTCCTCCAACCACCGCTGCACCATCTACCGCTGCACCAACAACCACGGCTATACCCTCTACCCTtgctgcaacaacaacaactgttgcaACCACCACAGCCACTACAACAACCGCCCCAACCACTGCACAACCTACAACCGCAGCCCCAACTACTGTGCA CACCGACTACTGCACAACCTTCCACTGTTCCCCCTACAACTACAACACCGACAACGGCGGCACCTACGACTACACTACATTCGACGGTTGCCACAACTACTGTACCACCGTCTACAGCAGCTCCTACTACGGCACAACCTTCTACAGTGCCCCCTACAACTTTACCACCGTCTACAGCTGCTCCAAGTACTACACAACCATCAACGCTTCCCCCGACAACTACACAAGCGTCGACAGCACCACCTATAACTACACCGCCTTCCACCGCTGCTCCTACAACCACCCAGCCTTCGACACTGGCCCCCACGACTCAACCGCCCTCAACGGCCGCTCCTACTACAACCGCGCCACCTTCAACAGCGGCCCCAACCACCACGCAGGCTTCAACGGTACCCCCTGCAACAACACAACCTACAACAGCAGCGCCAACTACACCGGAAGCTACAACTGCAGCCCCGACCACTGCACAGCCTACGACGACACCTGTACAGACCACCACAAAAGCAACCACTGTTCTGACGACAGTGCCAACCACAGCCGCCCCGACTACTGTGGCCATTACAACGACACCGCTGCAAACAACTACAGGTATCAACATTGCCTTATACCTG ATAGTAAACTGAGATATTTTCCAGCGCCCAACACCACGTGTCCCTCCAGCGGGGTCCTGACCGACCAGTACGGGTCCGTCTCCTCCATGAACTACCCTTTCTCGTACGAGAACAAGGCGTACTGTGAGTGGGTGATCGCGGTGGGGGCGGGGTACGTCATTCAACTGCAGTTCACCGCCTTCATCTTGGAACCCAGTACTAGTGACCCGAGCTGTACTAAAGATTACGTCAACGTCTACGAGGGGACAGGGACGTCCAAGACTTTGGCAG CGACGTATTGTGGACAGAGTGTTCCGGCCACCTTCACGTCCACGGGAAACACCATGTCTGTATCCTTCACGTCGGACGGGTCGGGCACGTACCAGGGTTTCATGGCAGTCTACACGGCCGTACAACTGA CAACCCAAGGTACGACAACTGTAACAGCGGCTACACCCTGGATCAGCCACACAGAGAGCATAATTGCTGTGGTGTTTCTGTGTCTTCTGGCTCTCCTAGTCATCGCAATGGCGGCATACTGTGTCTACGCCACTTGCCGAAGAAAGCCGAAAGTTGCCGACGGCGAATCGAACCCTCTGAAGGCCAACAACCAGAAGATAAACAATGGAAAGAA TGGCAAAGGGATCGAACTCTCGCCCTACGACGGCACCAAAACTCCCAAGCAAGCCTTCGGGCCTAACAGTGCTGCAGCGGCGGGTGTGGTAGCAGGGGCCGCCGCCGGCGGTACGGCTGCGGTCGCGGCAGCAAACAACAACGCAGCCGGGAAGAAGTCCATTCTAAAGAACGGCGGGGGGTCGGGACAGAAGGCACCTGTCACGGCAAGCAGCAAATTCGGGACCCCCACAGTGGCGTCAGGAGGGGTGGGGGTAGCGTCAGGAGGGGTGGGGGCAGCGGCGGGGGCAGGGGTGGGGGTAGCCGCCGGCCTAGGCGCGGGAGCCGCGGCGAGCTCCTTTAACCCCACCCTTCCTGGTGCCGTTTCAAACAACACG AAGGCACCAAGCGCGTCGAGAGCGCTAGCCCCAGGTCCAAACGACGGGTACGCCATCGACCCCG tgacGGGAAGAGAGTACGTGTACGACAAGAAGACAGGGAAGAGATTCTGGTCTCCTTCTCCGGCAGAGATCGCTGGAGGCGTCTGGTCAACACCTTTAGCCGTCATCAAGGCCGCAAACAAGTTTAAGAAGAACGGAAACCTAAACTTTTAA
- the LOC136420760 gene encoding sodium/mannose cotransporter SLC5A10-like isoform X2 → MSSTTMSAQAGNNSSGPPDVLARGTRVTAPDIAVVVLYLVVTVGIALWSMLKHHQSSAQSYFLAGRNMNWVLVGGSLFSSNIGSEHFIGLAGSGAATGIAVAGYEWNSIFIIALLGWLFVPVYLASGVYTAPEYLYRRFNSRRLRVYATVLSLLMYVLTKISVDVYAGALFIQQSLDWNLFLSVAVLIIITGFFTLTGGLRAVMVMDTMQTVLMVIGALVVAIRSFHVIGGIDGLFEKYPRAITTIGNQSVVQTCGKPPSDALHMIRGPETADFPWPGFGGIFIASIWYWCTDQVIVQRCLAAESLSHAKGGCVVTMFLKILPMFLIVMPGMISRILNPDTVGCADPIICQQVCESQSGCSNTAYPQLVLGLMPAGQRSHLLVRGHTSWSEVTLSGLRGLMLSVMVAALMSSLTSVFNSSSTIFTMDVWRNLRKDASQKELMVVGRITVLVMVAVSIAWIPFVKGAQGAQLFIYIQFISGRITPTMAAIFLLAILWTRTTEQGAFWGAMCGTAVGLIRLILDFVYPKPTCPTVDTRPDVIKLHFLYFNIILFVGVGIVTIVVSLFTEPLSEQSIARLTWWTRHSTVEYLQENPETPDTEAPSPPMELSALNETGPSKSSISQETSEIGPWYKRLWRAMLGLEESKRSTETQPGDKHVLHETRRDQIILNIAAATACVTVTILWIIYR, encoded by the exons ATGTCGTCGACAACAATGTCAGCGCAGGCAGGTAACAACTCGTCGGGGCCACCGGACGTCCTGGCCCGAGGAACTCGTGTTACAGCTCCCGATATCGCGGTGGTTGTTCTGTACCTCGTCGTGACCGTGGGGATCGCACTTTGG TCTATGCTAAAACACCACCAAAGCAGTGCCCAGAGCTACTTCTTAGCAGGGAGGAACATGAACTGGGTCTTG GTTGGGGGATCGCTGTTCAGTAGTAACATCGGCAGCGAACATTTTATCGGTCTCGCGGGCAGCGGAGCAGCGACTGGAATCGCAGTGGCAGGGTACGAGTGGAAC TCCATATTCATCATTGCTCTCCTGGGATGGCTGTTTGTTCCTGTCTACTTGGCCTCTGGG GTGTACACAGCTCCAGAGTACCTGTACAGAAGGTTCAACAGTAGGAGACTGAGAGTCTATGCCACTGTGCTCTCCCTCCTCATGTACGTCCTGACCAAGATATCC GTGGATGTGTATGCAGGTGCACTGTTTATCCAGCAGTCCCTGGACTGGAACCTTTTCCTGTCTGTGGctgttctcatcatcatcacaggGTTCTTCACTCTCACAG GAGGGCTGCGGGCTGTGATGGTGATGGACACGATGCAAACTGTACTGATGGTTATCGGGGCTCTAGTCGTCGCTATACGCA GTTTTCATGTAATTGGAGGGATTGATGGCTTGTTTGAGAAGTACCCACGAGCCATCACAACCATCGGCAATCAAAGTGTGGTTCAGACGTGTGGTAAACCACCCTCTGATGCCTTACACATGATCCGGGGCCCCGAAACAGCTGACTTTCCCTGGCCAGGATTCGGTGGGATCTTCATAGCATCCATTTGGTACTGGTGTACCGATCAG GTTATAGTACAGAGATGCTTGGCTGCGGAGTCCCTGTCCCATGCCAAGGGTGGTTGTGTGGTCACCATGTTCCTGAAGATTCTGCCGATGTTCCTTATAGTCATGCCCGGAATGATCAGTCGGATTCTGAACCCAG ATACTGTAGGCTGTGCCGATCCAATCATCTGTCAGCAGGTGTGTGAGAGCCAATCAGGATGCAGCAACACAGCCTACCCTCAGCTGGTGCTGGGACTCATGCctgcaggtcagaggtcacacctTCTGGTCAGAGGTCACACATCCTGGTCAGAGGTCACACTTTCTG GGTTACGTGGCCTGATGCTGTCGGTGATGGTGGCCGCCCTGATGAGTTCACTGACCTCCGTCTTCAACAGCTCCAGCACCATCTTCACCATGGACGTGTGGAGGAACCTCCGCAAGGACGCCTCGCAGAAGGAGCTGATGGTTGTGGGCAG AATCACAGTCCTTGTGATGGTGGCAGTAAGTATAGCGTGGATCCCGTTTGTGAAAGGTGCCCAGGGAGCCCAGCTCTTCATCTACATACAGTTCATCTCAGGTCGAATCACTCCGACCATGGCAGCCATCTTCCTACTGGCCATTCTATGGACAAGGACTACCGAACAG GGTGCATTTTGGGGTGCAATGtgtggaactgcagtgggaCTGATTCGCCTGATTCTGGACTTTGTTTATCCCAAACCTACCTGTCCAACCGTCGACACAAGGCCTGATGTTATAAAACTACACTTCCTGTACTTCAACATCATCCTGTTTGTTGGTGTGGGCATCGTCACTATCGTAGTCAGCCTTTTTACTGAGCCTTTGTCAGAGCAAAGT ATTGCCAGGTTGACCTGGTGGACCCGACACAGCACCGTGGAGTATCTGCAGGAAAACCCTGAAACACCAGACACGGAAGCTCCCAGCCCGCCCATGGAACTCTCCGCGCTAAACGAAACTGGTCCGAGCAAGTCAAGTATCTCGCAAGAGACGTCAGAAATCG GTCCATGGTATAAAAGATTGTGGAGGGCTATGCTGGGACTTGAAGAGAGCAAGAGGAGCACAGAAACCCAACCAGGCGACAAGCATGTATTACACGAGACCAGGCGAGACCAAATCATTTTGAACATTGCTGCAGCTACTGCCTGTGTCACTGTGACCATTCTGTGGATAATCTACCGATGA
- the LOC136420760 gene encoding sodium/mannose cotransporter SLC5A10-like isoform X1 encodes MSSTTMSAQAGNNSSGPPDVLARGTRVTAPDIAVVVLYLVVTVGIALWSMLKHHQSSAQSYFLAGRNMNWVLVGGSLFSSNIGSEHFIGLAGSGAATGIAVAGYEWNSIFIIALLGWLFVPVYLASGVYTAPEYLYRRFNSRRLRVYATVLSLLMYVLTKISVDVYAGALFIQQSLDWNLFLSVAVLIIITGFFTLTGGLRAVMVMDTMQTVLMVIGALVVAIRSFHVIGGIDGLFEKYPRAITTIGNQSVVQTCGKPPSDALHMIRGPETADFPWPGFGGIFIASIWYWCTDQVIVQRCLAAESLSHAKGGCVVTMFLKILPMFLIVMPGMISRILNPDTVGCADPIICQQVCESQSGCSNTAYPQLVLGLMPAGQRSHLLVRGHTSWSEVTLSGLRGLMLSVMVAALMSSLTSVFNSSSTIFTMDVWRNLRKDASQKELMVVGRITVLVMVAVSIAWIPFVKGAQGAQLFIYIQFISGRITPTMAAIFLLAILWTRTTEQGAFWGAMCGTAVGLIRLILDFVYPKPTCPTVDTRPDVIKLHFLYFNIILFVGVGIVTIVVSLFTEPLSEQSIARLTWWTRHSTVEYLQENPETPDTEAPSPPMELSALNETGPSKSSISQETSEIGNANQANVAIKTEVDKPNDGPWYKRLWRAMLGLEESKRSTETQPGDKHVLHETRRDQIILNIAAATACVTVTILWIIYR; translated from the exons ATGTCGTCGACAACAATGTCAGCGCAGGCAGGTAACAACTCGTCGGGGCCACCGGACGTCCTGGCCCGAGGAACTCGTGTTACAGCTCCCGATATCGCGGTGGTTGTTCTGTACCTCGTCGTGACCGTGGGGATCGCACTTTGG TCTATGCTAAAACACCACCAAAGCAGTGCCCAGAGCTACTTCTTAGCAGGGAGGAACATGAACTGGGTCTTG GTTGGGGGATCGCTGTTCAGTAGTAACATCGGCAGCGAACATTTTATCGGTCTCGCGGGCAGCGGAGCAGCGACTGGAATCGCAGTGGCAGGGTACGAGTGGAAC TCCATATTCATCATTGCTCTCCTGGGATGGCTGTTTGTTCCTGTCTACTTGGCCTCTGGG GTGTACACAGCTCCAGAGTACCTGTACAGAAGGTTCAACAGTAGGAGACTGAGAGTCTATGCCACTGTGCTCTCCCTCCTCATGTACGTCCTGACCAAGATATCC GTGGATGTGTATGCAGGTGCACTGTTTATCCAGCAGTCCCTGGACTGGAACCTTTTCCTGTCTGTGGctgttctcatcatcatcacaggGTTCTTCACTCTCACAG GAGGGCTGCGGGCTGTGATGGTGATGGACACGATGCAAACTGTACTGATGGTTATCGGGGCTCTAGTCGTCGCTATACGCA GTTTTCATGTAATTGGAGGGATTGATGGCTTGTTTGAGAAGTACCCACGAGCCATCACAACCATCGGCAATCAAAGTGTGGTTCAGACGTGTGGTAAACCACCCTCTGATGCCTTACACATGATCCGGGGCCCCGAAACAGCTGACTTTCCCTGGCCAGGATTCGGTGGGATCTTCATAGCATCCATTTGGTACTGGTGTACCGATCAG GTTATAGTACAGAGATGCTTGGCTGCGGAGTCCCTGTCCCATGCCAAGGGTGGTTGTGTGGTCACCATGTTCCTGAAGATTCTGCCGATGTTCCTTATAGTCATGCCCGGAATGATCAGTCGGATTCTGAACCCAG ATACTGTAGGCTGTGCCGATCCAATCATCTGTCAGCAGGTGTGTGAGAGCCAATCAGGATGCAGCAACACAGCCTACCCTCAGCTGGTGCTGGGACTCATGCctgcaggtcagaggtcacacctTCTGGTCAGAGGTCACACATCCTGGTCAGAGGTCACACTTTCTG GGTTACGTGGCCTGATGCTGTCGGTGATGGTGGCCGCCCTGATGAGTTCACTGACCTCCGTCTTCAACAGCTCCAGCACCATCTTCACCATGGACGTGTGGAGGAACCTCCGCAAGGACGCCTCGCAGAAGGAGCTGATGGTTGTGGGCAG AATCACAGTCCTTGTGATGGTGGCAGTAAGTATAGCGTGGATCCCGTTTGTGAAAGGTGCCCAGGGAGCCCAGCTCTTCATCTACATACAGTTCATCTCAGGTCGAATCACTCCGACCATGGCAGCCATCTTCCTACTGGCCATTCTATGGACAAGGACTACCGAACAG GGTGCATTTTGGGGTGCAATGtgtggaactgcagtgggaCTGATTCGCCTGATTCTGGACTTTGTTTATCCCAAACCTACCTGTCCAACCGTCGACACAAGGCCTGATGTTATAAAACTACACTTCCTGTACTTCAACATCATCCTGTTTGTTGGTGTGGGCATCGTCACTATCGTAGTCAGCCTTTTTACTGAGCCTTTGTCAGAGCAAAGT ATTGCCAGGTTGACCTGGTGGACCCGACACAGCACCGTGGAGTATCTGCAGGAAAACCCTGAAACACCAGACACGGAAGCTCCCAGCCCGCCCATGGAACTCTCCGCGCTAAACGAAACTGGTCCGAGCAAGTCAAGTATCTCGCAAGAGACGTCAGAAATCGGTAATGCCAACCAAGCTAATGTGGCGATAAAAACAGAGGTAGACAAACCAAATGATG GTCCATGGTATAAAAGATTGTGGAGGGCTATGCTGGGACTTGAAGAGAGCAAGAGGAGCACAGAAACCCAACCAGGCGACAAGCATGTATTACACGAGACCAGGCGAGACCAAATCATTTTGAACATTGCTGCAGCTACTGCCTGTGTCACTGTGACCATTCTGTGGATAATCTACCGATGA
- the LOC136421121 gene encoding uncharacterized protein has translation MAYMTVFLVCLHILLMSSVCGFTENGNLTDNGMDQDEMMGNVTELEEEDVPFFDSDGDYDYMDLTVDSMCILNFLEQGGDDSLLDVVCPRKWPSEPIQFTMPEKETGSISPKESTDSGASRNPSGDDIRAFTSNPDHFESSNDNTNLSAVDKVAVPTISTKDKNSGLQNYGKHSDEDKASLFSAKNATATAQASKSSMTTTKEDDGILSAVKGEDAPVSSEERESVFMSDLDNLLKDSSYGDGQAAPDVPSSNDMQGDKSKLKEDGNTSLVKDRGYVALLYIKDGDPNNETKNDAMMNQGNSGTQMHKEGSSKTHQVPAATERAMSTNVDDSESHAAMMMTVELSVFLGSLFALVVFTLWLCYRAKNREDPDSPKSWLSDMFVIPRPWRRVGKARRFSWDCDEFDKI, from the exons ATGGCGTACATGACAGTTTTCCTCGTTTGTCTGCACATTCTTTTAATGTCAAGCGTCTGCGGATTCACAG AAAATGGCAACTTGACTGACAATGGGATGGACCAGGATGAAATGATGGGAAATGTTACAGAGTTGGAGGAGGAGGATGTACCCTTCTTTGA TAGCGATGGTGACTATGATTACATGGATCTCACCGTAGACAGTATGTGTATCCTGAACTTTCTGGAACAGGGCGGAGATGACAGTCTCTTAG ATGTAGTTTGCCCAAGGAAGTGGCCCTCTGAACCGATTCAGTTTACCATGCCAGAAAAAGAGACCGGTTCGATCTCTCCTAAGGAGTCAACAGACAGTGGCGCATCCCGAAACCCTAGCGGTGACGATATCAGAGCCTTTACAAGCAACCCAGACCATTTTGAGTCATCTAATGATAACACCAACTTATCAGCCGTGGACAAAGTTGCTGTACCGACTATCTCTACCAAAGACAAGAACAGTGGGTTGCAGAATTACGGCAAACACTCGGATGAAGACAAGGCATCACTTTTCAGTGCAAAGAACGCAACAGCCACAGCACAAGCCAGCAAGTCTTCCATGACAACAACTAAAGAGGATGACGGAATCTTGTCGGCAGTAAAGGGAGAAGACGCACCTGTGTCATCGGAAGAGCGAGAGTCTGTATTCATGTCTGACCTTGACAACCTTTTAAAGGACAGCAGCTACGGTGATGGCCAAGCTGCACCTGATGTCCCATCATCCAATGACATGCAAGGAGACAAATCCAAGCTGAAAGAGGATGGAAACACATCATTGGTCAAAGATCGTGGTTACGTCGCACTGTTGTATATCAAAGATGGTGACCCAAATAATGAAACCAAAAATGACGCAATGATGAATCAAGGAAACAGTGGAACACAAATGCACAAAGAAGGTTCttcaaaaacccaccaagtacCAGCGGCCACTGAAAGGGCAATGTCGACAAATGTAGATG ACTCCGAAAGTCATGCTGCGATGATGATGACTGTGGAACTGTCTGTGTTCCTTGGCAGTTTGTTTGCGCTTGTAGTCTTCACTCTCTGGCTGTGCTACAGGGCTAAGAACCGTGAAGACCCGGACTCCCCAAAAAGCTGGCTATCCGACATGTTTGTTATCCCCCGGCCATGGCGTCGGGTTGGTAAGGCAAGGCGCTTTAGCTGGGACTGTGATGAGTTTGACAAAATCTAG